CTGAAGCAGGGAAGTGAGTAGCAgctgagggagaagaagaaggaagaTAGCGAAGCACAGGGGAGGGTGATGATGGCTGCTGTagaaggagctgcacctCTACTGCGTGTCAGTAGAGAGAAGGCCACAAGGaagcgcaaaaaaaaaaggcatgTCTATGCAACAGCACGTGTCGTTGTTACTGAAGGCGCGTAGATGAAAGGTGCCTGCTCCTTCCCACtgccctttctcttgctttcTTACCTCCCTTCTGCcgctaaaaaaaaaacattcACACCTACAAACACATAaacgcgctgcggcacgtgCCTTCTTTAAACTTcctgtgcccccccccttcctcctcccctcttccccttctctaccttatgcttctcttctctgtctgtcttcaCCCATTACCACCACTACATGCTGTGTGGGGGACAACTCTCTCGCTTTGCTTCACCGACTCAAATacaccaacaacaaaaacgcacacgcagttGGTTGTTCGTGCTCTTTTCTTGACGATTTGTTTCTTgtcacctctctttcttttttagTTTTCTTAGTCTAACAGGGCTCTTGTCTTGTGCTTGTGGCTCACTAACAAAAGCACgaacagagaggaaaagaccgccttccctcccactcccttcccttcccgctctctctctctctcttcctcgtgcgtgtgtgtctgtgtgtggctctgtgcgtgtgtgtgtgtgtgtgtctgcgcttgTTACTTGTGATTGCCCGCTTCCGTAGTTTATTTTTGCCATTCTGCGCGCCTttctgtgtgcttgtgtggtCGTGCTATCCTTACGTGCAGTGCTGTGGatcttctctctgttctcttttgccgtttttttttttgtacgGAAGAATCAAAAAAGCACTCCGTTTTAACCTCGAGAAAATGATGGAGGAGCGCCACTCGCACGGGTCGAATGACGACATTCAAAACACCGGCGATGCCGACAACTTCCGCCGCAACCAGGGCACGATCCTCTTCGTTGGCAACCTTCCGTTCCAGACCCCGTGGCAACACGTGAAGGACTACTTCCGTAACGCCGGCAAGGTGCGCTATACCGACCTCATCGCCGATCGCACCGGCCGCCCGAAGGGCTCAGCGCTGGTCACCATGATGACCGTGGAGGGTGCTGACAACGCCATTCGCATGTTTAACGAGACTGATTTCGAGGGTCGCCGGCTGATCGTGCGCAAGTTCGACGATGGCCCGCGCCCCccgctggtgcagcgggACATGATGCCTGCCTATGGCAATGCTGCTCCTCAGAGCCGCAGCCAGTACACGGCTGGTGGCTACTACCAGGGCACTTCGGcttctggtgctgctgctgctggataCAACCGCCACAGCATGGCGGGTAGCGCCTACGGCCGTGGTGCGCCGTATCACGTCGGTGGTGCGGAGGCGGCCGAGATGAACGGTGCGGAGCCGCTGCCTAAGCCGCGCAGCCAGCAGGTGCCGGAGGTGGGCCGCAAGCTGTTCGTCTCGAATCTCCCCTTCGACTGCACGAACAGTGCTCTCCGTGAGACGTTTCAGCAGGTGGGTCTGGTCGAGCGGGCTGAGATCATCCTGGGCCGCAATGGCAAGAGCCGCGGCATGGGCATCGTCGTCATGAAGTCCGAGGATGAGGCTCAGATCGCGATTGCTGAGTTTGACGGCATCGAGATGGCGAACCGCGCTATGAACGTGCGCCTCGACAACAAGACGTTGTAGTCGCGCGCGTACACGCACTCCCACGCGCCTCTGCGAAGGGCGGAAACAGTTGTGAACTTCATCGTTCCCCTTTTTCATGGCTAGATTTGGCTTCTCTTagcgaaaggagggaggcagaaaTGCGGAAGCCTGATGACTGGAGGGAAAAAAATTAAGTGCTTCGTAGGCgatgaaagagaagggatgaggggagaggcCCGTCAGGTGAGGACGAGGCGTGTGCAACTTCTGCAGAGAGGAatggaaggggaagaggcacCGGATGTTGACCCACCACGGTGGGCTAGCAGACGAGACGACATCGGCTTGTGGGCGCGTGCGCCGAGGGAGGATCTCTGCGGATGTGCACTGGAAGTGCCCCACTTTTGCGGTGCCGGGAATGGTGTCTCACTCTGTcacctctccatctcctctgtGTACAGCTGGTACCCTCTTTCTTCCCGTGCTTGTGCTCATCGGCGGAAGCGGGTCTTGCTGCACCGCACGTACTTCTCGTTGCCTTTTTCTTCATGGGTGTgttgtcacacacacacacacacacacacacctccctgctaccccccttcccaccacAATTGAATCCatttccctcttcgcttgCATCAGTTCCTCGTCTAGTCCCTTTTCttgtgttttctctcctcttcctttttttctgtatgtgtgtgggtgggcggaTGGGTCTTACGCAGCCACAAGCGCGCGTGCACccacctacccacccacacacatacagaaaTTTGACAGGAACGACCGTAAagggaaaaaacaaaagagaacaTAGTACAAGAAAAAACGCATAAAGAGGTGCGAGTTAAGCTAAGAGGGAGACTTGCtggggtgggtgagtgatGTGTGGGCGGGCTGCAGTGGAGAGAAGTGAGGAGGTGGGAAGCGGTGCATCCGAATACCCgcgtgggggaggaggacaccCGCAACACCAGCGTGAAGACGAGGAGATAGGCAAACAGGAAGGATGCGTTCACCGCGCTTGCCCAGTCTGCCTTTTCCGTGTATTTACTTCTTTGGTTTCTTcattcctcccccctctatTTTGCCGTTTTTTCGCGTTGCCAAGGCGCAAAAACGtcggaggaaaagaggcaaactaacgaaagaaaaagtaCGCCGAACGTTAGTCCCCGAAGCCAAAGAAAGAGGGCCTGCGCAAAGTGCAAAgatgttcttttttttcccccatgccgccctcttttcgcttctccttcttcttttttctgcAGTCCAGCGAACAGAATACCTCTagtttctccttcctccttcgctctctccgtCTCGGCCCATCGATCTACTAgtcgcgcgcgtgtgtgcgcgtgtatgcgttcttctcttctgcagcgTCGAATcgctccctttttcttcccgTTTGTACTTGTTTTTCCGGTACTTTGTTTTCTTGTAGTCAAAGTGGGCGTTGTGGTGTACATGCTTGTCTTCGTTCCTGCGCTCGTGTGCACATACATGCTCGTGTGTCTgctgtttgtgtgcgtgtctgtatGTGTCGTCTCCgcctcattttttttttcatctttGTTCTCTTTGGATTGTGGTTTTTGATTGTCTGCCTGTCTGTGTACGTTTGCGTGCTTGTCAGtaagaaaaagaaaaaagagaagcaaaaagggaATCAAGAAACGAGACTGGCTGGGCTTTTGAGGGTCTTGTAATCTGTACTTTTCTTGTCTTTGTAGTTCGTAGTAGTGAAGGGCActtgcgcttctttttttttttcctgcggttctcctctctgtctctctcggCCTTAGCCTCCTCTTTCAAAGTCTGTTTATTCCCTTTACCCACTCTGTCTCCGACCACTTCTCTGTGCCCCTCTCtgggtgtgcatgtgggCGTATGAGCAGGACTCTCGTGTGTCAcgcctttctccctttcaggctttcttttttgctcTCCTCAGCCCTTTAGGGTTCGGGTCGAAGACGGTGGTGGAAGACATGAGGACTCCGGTTCTTCctgtcgctcttttttttttcgctaCTCTAACTCTgagctgcgcgtgtgcattCATTGTTATTCATCAGCCTGCGCAGTGCGACCTTTGAAAGCGACACTGCAGCCACCGAGCTCTTGACTCTACTTGTATGTGAGTGCACTACCGCGAACTGCCCTtgtccccctttctcccttgtgtccctgccgcttctctctatTTCGCGTGACGCTTTTTTGTCTTTATCTCATCtaacgtgtgtgtgtgcgtgtgtgtatgtgtgcgcgtgtgttcgtgtatgcgtgtgtcaGCCGGCAGCGCTTCTTTCATCTGTCTTGTTATTGTTGTCGTCACAGACACCCCAACCAACCAAACATGCACTATCGtaccctctttctctctcatcaTCAGTAATTTCcttctgtttttcctttgtttttcttccctgTGTATTGTGTCATATTTTGACTTCCCCATTttgcacctctctctgaACCTCTATCCCGTTGAtgttctttccttttcactCTTGATCGTGCAACCGCCACGCTACGTGCAATGCACATTTATGCACcccacagagacacgcaACATACAAAAAAtaaaacagaagaaaaaaaacgagaatGCAatgggagaggagagggagagagagagaggaagttTGCGACAAGCAACGCTCAGACATACCTGTcagcatacacacacacacacacacacacacccagacCCACAGCTGCtcaaagaaaagcaaagaaacaaaaatgtGCACTGAGTGTCGTGCGCGTTTTTCTTCattcctttccctccctcttccctttcttgtGTTGCACtttcctcattttttttttggttcaTTTcggttctctctctgtttttctctcttatagttttctgtttctttcgttttttttttctttactcgcagctctccctctttgatacctttttttttctcttcctcccttgcctcctctttcaTCTTTTAGGAGTCGAATGTCTCTCTGTTATCATCGTATGTGTTGGGCATTGAGCAgccgtgtgggtgggtgggggggctTTCTGCGCGCATTGTACATCTGTGTACCCTCTGCTTACAACCGCGTGCAGTCCTCCCTACCCCCCACTTCTCCCCCCCAGTATGCCCCACTTTCGTGTCTCTTCTGTCTTTCTTCGCCTGTCTGCCGTGTGCATGTGTTTTTGCACATCGTTGCTCGCAGAATGGACGTAATTTGCACCACATCGGGGAGTCAAAGCGGGGGCGCGAACAAACGCGTTACAGGATGCACTTCCTCTGCACGTCCCTCACACTTTATCGCGACTATTTTTcttcagttttttttttgcatttGGCTCACTTGCTGCGGGGAGCCACAATGGCATGCAAAACGCGAAGCGGGGGGGATGCAAGCGGGCCTATACGGAACTCTCTTTCCAGTAGTCCACGAAGTTGGTACCATATTAGACGGACGGCAAAGACGAGGCGGTTCTCAGCAACGGCGACGAACATTTCTTCCGAgatgacggcagcgatggtggtgcCGATATCAAGACAGTGTGGCAGCGGGGACAGACTGCATGATAATAAGGGgtaaagaaggagagagagaagcggcaaTATTCAGAGAAGCTGAAAGACTAGTTCTCCTCCCCCAACGGAACGCAgatgaaagaggagaggaggttgGAGAGAAAACGGGGGAactctgtgtgtggttgtgcgCGTCTAACAGGGGAGAGACCCTCCAAATGTACGAGCAACAGATgagtcgctgtcgctgagaATATTTTTACCTCCGAAGGCAACAAGAAATTTGAAAGGAATATTATGCCATTTTTTCTTGTAGTGGGGTGGTCAGGTAAAGGGAGTGCCGCTGCCTACGTCTCtgcgtctttgtgtgtgtgtgtgtgtgcgtgcgcgtccGCGACTCAGAGAGCCACTTCTCCCTCGCGAAGGCACAGCTCAGGCTTGCTGAACGACAAAGAACACCGCAGcagacgagaaaaaaagaggcaaGTATACCACTTCATTCTTCACTTCTTTCTTTTGTTGTCTTTGGTTGCAGCAGAGATGTTGTGCTGGGTCTCTACCTCTTTTTaagagcgggagagggaaTAAGGAAAAACATTGGGTAGGGGAGGACCAGAGGCAGACCTCTGACGGCGCTGAGTAAGGTCAGAGAAAggcaagaaaagaaagcactGGGAGGAAACACAGGCATCGCTATCGGCAATGAAATTAGGAGAGTgatgtgagagagaaagggagatAGGGTGTGGCATAGGCACATCGGGAGGGAggcaaaaaaaggaagagtCCAGCAGTGCTCTCTTTAAAAAGTTTTGGAGTTCCCTTATAAATAAATCAACCtttatcttttttttttttttggactCTCCccgtttctctcgctctccatGTTTGTCACTgt
This DNA window, taken from Leishmania panamensis strain MHOM/PA/94/PSC-1 chromosome 34 sequence, encodes the following:
- a CDS encoding RNA-binding protein, putative (TriTrypDB/GeneDB-style sysID: LpmP.34.2050), coding for MMEERHSHGSNDDIQNTGDADNFRRNQGTILFVGNLPFQTPWQHVKDYFRNAGKVRYTDLIADRTGRPKGSALVTMMTVEGADNAIRMFNETDFEGRRLIVRKFDDGPRPPLVQRDMMPAYGNAAPQSRSQYTAGGYYQGTSASGAAAAGYNRHSMAGSAYGRGAPYHVGGAEAAEMNGAEPLPKPRSQQVPEVGRKLFVSNLPFDCTNSALRETFQQVGLVERAEIILGRNGKSRGMGIVVMKSEDEAQIAIAEFDGIEMANRAMNVRLDNKTL